A single genomic interval of Solimonas sp. K1W22B-7 harbors:
- the fliQ gene encoding flagellar biosynthesis protein FliQ gives MTADLALKLSQEMLWTAMLVAAPVVGVSMIVGLIVSIFQVVTQIQEMTLTFIPKMLAIFFVLVALGPWMLATLVQFGTTLFTNIPIYVR, from the coding sequence GTGACCGCCGATCTCGCGCTCAAGCTGTCTCAGGAAATGCTGTGGACGGCGATGCTCGTCGCCGCCCCGGTGGTGGGCGTCAGCATGATCGTGGGCCTGATCGTCAGCATCTTCCAGGTGGTGACCCAGATCCAGGAAATGACGCTGACCTTCATTCCCAAGATGCTGGCCATCTTCTTCGTGCTGGTGGCGCTGGGCCCCTGGATGCTGGCCACGCTGGTGCAGTTCGGCACCACGCTGTTCACCAACATCCCGATCTACGTCCGCTAA
- a CDS encoding flagellar basal body L-ring protein FlgH produces MKPNRSMQCLLPSLVLMLAHAPVLHADNLYDEKNFRALAADVRARDVGDPVTVLIVENSSAESRANSSEDASFSLNAGIKDATGPASAGLDIESNSDGAAHTARGGNLRAQVSARVEKKLDNGNLFIRGRQRIRVNGEEQEIKLEGVVRPVDIAGANVVLSTRIMDAKIEYSGQGWVSRTQNPGIFLRFLQFLGL; encoded by the coding sequence GTGAAACCGAACCGATCGATGCAGTGCCTGCTGCCCAGCCTGGTCCTGATGCTGGCCCATGCACCGGTCCTGCACGCCGACAACCTCTATGACGAGAAGAACTTCCGGGCACTGGCTGCCGATGTGCGCGCGAGGGATGTGGGCGATCCCGTGACAGTGCTGATCGTCGAGAATTCCTCGGCCGAGAGCCGGGCCAACTCTTCGGAGGACGCGAGCTTCTCGCTCAATGCCGGCATCAAGGATGCGACCGGGCCGGCATCCGCGGGGCTGGACATTGAATCCAACAGCGACGGCGCCGCTCACACTGCGCGCGGTGGCAACCTGCGCGCACAGGTCTCGGCGCGGGTGGAAAAGAAGCTGGACAACGGCAATCTGTTCATCCGCGGCCGGCAGCGGATTCGCGTCAACGGCGAGGAGCAGGAAATCAAGCTTGAGGGCGTGGTGCGGCCCGTGGATATCGCCGGTGCCAACGTCGTGCTGTCCACCCGCATCATGGACGCCAAGATCGAATACAGCGGGCAGGGCTGGGTGTCGCGCACCCAGAATCCCGGGATCTTCCTGCGCTTCCTGCAGTTCCTGGGCCTGTGA
- a CDS encoding flagellar basal body P-ring protein FlgI — MHIKFLVFALSGCLALVAQGAAAVDTAVPIRLKDLVRVDNARPNPLVGYGLVMGLAGTGDTSRSRATAQSIANTLNRLGVNVDPSLLNSRNTAAVLVTASLPPFANIGDPLDISVSSLGDARSLAGGTLLMTPLQGPNDVVYALAQGPVTVGGFRYDAFGNLVQKNHPTVGMISAGATVEKRMMTAILTEEGALHLILKEPDFTTADRIVDALLDEFGSNRQGTEILAAGPDRIVFRLTRGEQLQLVDVLRRIEGLTVVPDLIARVVVNERTGTIVSGGDVRLATASITHGDLRVNIETDYLVSQPGFVSRTGGGVRTAIVPDTTITAAESASQTVSVTAGATVADLALALSRISATPRDVITIFQALHRAGALHAELIIQ, encoded by the coding sequence ATGCATATCAAGTTTCTCGTGTTCGCCCTGTCGGGATGCCTCGCGCTGGTGGCGCAGGGTGCTGCCGCCGTCGATACGGCGGTGCCGATCCGCCTGAAGGACCTGGTTCGCGTGGACAACGCGCGGCCCAACCCGCTGGTGGGCTACGGCCTGGTGATGGGCCTTGCAGGTACCGGCGACACCAGCCGCAGCCGTGCGACTGCGCAATCGATCGCCAACACCCTCAATCGTCTCGGGGTGAACGTGGATCCGTCGTTGCTGAACAGCCGCAATACCGCGGCGGTGCTGGTGACCGCCTCGCTGCCACCGTTCGCCAACATCGGCGATCCGCTCGACATCAGCGTGTCCTCGCTCGGTGACGCCCGCAGCCTGGCCGGCGGTACCCTGCTGATGACGCCGCTGCAGGGGCCCAACGACGTGGTGTATGCACTGGCCCAGGGGCCGGTCACCGTCGGTGGATTCCGCTACGACGCTTTCGGCAACCTCGTGCAGAAGAACCACCCCACCGTCGGCATGATCAGTGCCGGCGCCACGGTGGAGAAGCGGATGATGACCGCGATCCTTACCGAGGAAGGGGCCTTGCATCTCATCCTGAAGGAGCCCGACTTCACCACCGCCGACCGTATCGTCGATGCCCTGCTCGACGAGTTCGGCAGCAACCGGCAGGGGACGGAAATCCTCGCCGCCGGACCGGACCGGATCGTTTTCCGCCTGACGCGCGGCGAGCAGCTGCAACTGGTCGACGTCCTGCGGCGGATCGAAGGGCTTACCGTGGTGCCCGACCTGATCGCCCGGGTCGTGGTCAACGAGCGTACGGGCACCATCGTCAGCGGCGGCGACGTGCGCCTTGCGACCGCCTCGATCACCCACGGTGACCTGCGCGTCAATATCGAGACCGACTACCTGGTGTCGCAGCCAGGCTTTGTCTCGCGCACCGGCGGCGGCGTGCGCACCGCGATCGTGCCGGATACGACGATCACCGCGGCGGAATCGGCCTCCCAGACCGTCAGCGTGACTGCCGGCGCGACCGTCGCCGACCTGGCGTTGGCCTTGAGCCGCATCTCGGCGACGCCGCGCGATGTCATCACCATTTTCCAGGCTCTGCATCGCGCCGGTGCGCTGCATGCCGAGCTGATCATCCAGTAG
- a CDS encoding flagellar basal body rod protein FlgB, producing the protein MSDPLSSVTFDLALASLDLSMARHRLIAANIANHATAGYEPQRLDFESHLAAINASAQAGAPQADVREQLRALVEGLPVEAQGGQTVQLDDEINQLLTNTLHYNAVLTGLGKLGALNKIAIDGAP; encoded by the coding sequence ATGAGCGACCCTCTCAGCAGTGTGACCTTCGACCTGGCGCTGGCTTCGCTGGATCTCAGCATGGCGCGCCATCGCCTGATCGCGGCCAACATCGCCAATCACGCTACCGCCGGCTACGAGCCGCAGCGCCTGGATTTCGAGAGTCACCTGGCCGCGATCAACGCCTCGGCCCAGGCAGGCGCCCCTCAGGCCGATGTGCGCGAGCAGCTGCGTGCCCTGGTCGAGGGCCTGCCGGTGGAGGCGCAGGGCGGCCAGACCGTGCAGCTCGACGACGAGATCAACCAGTTGCTGACCAACACGCTGCACTACAACGCCGTGCTCACGGGCTTGGGCAAGCTCGGCGCCCTCAACAAGATCGCGATCGACGGAGCGCCCTGA
- a CDS encoding EscU/YscU/HrcU family type III secretion system export apparatus switch protein produces the protein MAEQGADQDKSEPATPFKLEEARKRGQVFKSVELNSLAVLSVALTATVAFSESAIRKTFAMSQGLLREAGRSELTIPFVVNLMGTLSRHVLFLLLPFLLLVMAAGVLANFLQTGPVFSFTPLKPDFSRLNPATGLKRLFSMRSVYDGFKSILKLALLGVVLFWMIWSLLPELLMLSRQPLASYPDLFVSMSSFVLFVLLLGLLGLALLDLGYTRWEFMKKMRMSRRELKDEVKRREGDPLIRSKRREIQRAMRKKAVSAGRIKDADVLITNPTHIAVALQYRRDDMPAPKLISKGAGDAALKLRRAAFRHGVPVIENPPLARLLYRKTDLDQYVPEETYREVALLLRSVQKPSPEKPA, from the coding sequence ATGGCCGAGCAAGGCGCAGACCAGGACAAGTCCGAACCCGCAACCCCCTTCAAGCTGGAGGAGGCGCGCAAGCGCGGGCAGGTCTTCAAGAGCGTGGAGCTGAACTCGCTGGCGGTACTGTCGGTGGCGCTGACGGCCACGGTTGCGTTCTCGGAGTCGGCCATCCGCAAGACCTTTGCGATGTCGCAGGGGCTGCTGCGCGAGGCCGGTCGCTCGGAACTGACCATCCCCTTCGTGGTGAACCTGATGGGCACGCTGTCGCGCCATGTCCTGTTCCTGCTGTTGCCGTTCCTGCTGCTGGTGATGGCGGCCGGCGTGCTGGCCAATTTCCTGCAGACCGGCCCGGTGTTCTCGTTCACGCCGCTGAAACCGGACTTCAGCCGCCTCAATCCGGCGACGGGCCTGAAGCGCCTGTTCTCCATGCGCTCGGTCTACGATGGGTTCAAGTCGATCCTGAAGCTGGCATTGCTGGGCGTGGTGCTGTTCTGGATGATCTGGTCGCTGCTGCCCGAACTGCTGATGCTGTCGCGCCAGCCGCTGGCGTCCTACCCCGACCTGTTCGTGAGCATGTCCAGCTTCGTGCTGTTCGTGCTGCTGCTGGGTCTGCTCGGCCTGGCGCTGCTGGACCTGGGCTACACGCGCTGGGAGTTCATGAAGAAGATGCGCATGAGCCGGCGCGAACTCAAGGACGAGGTCAAGCGCCGCGAAGGCGACCCGCTGATCCGCTCCAAGCGCCGCGAGATCCAGCGTGCGATGCGCAAGAAGGCGGTGTCGGCCGGGCGCATCAAGGACGCCGACGTGCTCATCACCAACCCCACGCACATCGCCGTGGCCCTGCAGTACCGCCGCGATGACATGCCCGCGCCCAAGCTGATCAGCAAGGGCGCCGGCGATGCCGCACTGAAGCTGCGCCGCGCGGCGTTCCGCCATGGCGTGCCGGTGATCGAGAACCCGCCCCTGGCGCGCCTGCTGTACCGCAAGACCGACCTGGACCAGTACGTGCCCGAGGAAACCTACCGGGAGGTTGCGCTGCTGCTGCGCAGCGTGCAGAAGCCATCGCCGGAGAAGCCGGCATGA
- a CDS encoding flagellar hook-basal body protein, with amino-acid sequence MTDIAALATATLSNDMERLRIIAQNLANASTPAYRAEVPLGGGPGSFSALIDGTQAGSPVEAYRSERQGPIQQTGRKLDLAIEGEGWFRLQTPDGVRYTRRGDFTMDASGRVINPQGFQLLAGGAPLSLPNMDFDIDSQGAVKVGTGVLDRILLGQAEEGEPLEYVGDSLYAAAQELPMVAPEAGTAAIRQGAIERGNVDPLQEMVAMMQTVRHFGSSAEALRAYDQMLDAAINKIGDF; translated from the coding sequence ATGACCGACATCGCCGCACTTGCCACCGCCACCCTGTCCAACGACATGGAGCGCCTGCGCATCATCGCGCAGAACCTGGCCAACGCTTCCACTCCGGCCTATCGCGCAGAGGTGCCCCTGGGCGGAGGCCCTGGCTCGTTCTCCGCTTTGATCGACGGTACGCAGGCGGGTTCGCCCGTGGAGGCTTACCGCTCCGAACGCCAGGGGCCGATCCAGCAGACCGGCCGCAAGCTGGATCTGGCGATCGAAGGCGAGGGTTGGTTCCGTTTGCAGACGCCCGACGGCGTGCGCTACACGCGCCGCGGGGATTTCACCATGGATGCCAGCGGTCGCGTGATCAATCCGCAGGGCTTCCAGCTGCTGGCCGGTGGCGCGCCGCTGAGCCTGCCGAACATGGATTTCGACATCGACTCGCAGGGCGCCGTCAAGGTCGGCACTGGCGTGCTCGACCGTATCCTGCTCGGCCAGGCCGAGGAGGGCGAGCCGCTGGAGTACGTCGGCGACAGCCTCTACGCAGCGGCGCAGGAACTGCCGATGGTGGCGCCGGAAGCCGGCACCGCGGCGATCCGCCAGGGCGCGATCGAGCGCGGCAACGTCGATCCGCTGCAGGAAATGGTGGCGATGATGCAGACCGTGCGCCACTTCGGCAGCAGCGCCGAAGCGCTGCGTGCCTACGACCAGATGCTGGATGCGGCGATCAACAAGATCGGCGATTTCTGA
- the flhA gene encoding flagellar biosynthesis protein FlhA, with translation MSAASLSRQMLGSRSELFVIAGVVGILVVLFSPIPPGLLDFLLITNFCLAALILLLTFYTDKPLTFSTFPSILLIATLLRLSLNVAATRLILTDAYAGRVIEAIGSHVVAGNYVIGLVVFLILIVVQFVVVTNGAQRVAEVAARFTLDAMPGKQMSIDADLNMGLITEVEARERRKEIEREASFYGAMDGASKFVKGDAIAGIIIILINIIGGLAIGLVQKGMGWSEALATYTLLTVGDGIVTQIPALVIATATGILVTRAATDADLTREMLSQVTRYPKSLVILGGALFATLFLPGMPALPVLAILVLVVAAAVMAHRARAREMAAEPVAEDAGAGGEEAVSYASLAVEPLELEMGAALRPLIGQDDGLFMKRIKAFRRQHATDIGLIIPSLRLREDARRAPETYAIRFFGATVAEGEMRQHAVLAINPGNAGSAIQGEKTRDPTFGLPALWIQPGDVTAARAAGYTVVEPLTVLVTHFSEVIRNQGHHLVTRQETERLVGTVREAQPSLVEELIPGVLSLSDVQKVLKALLKERVPIRNMDFVLEALLEAGRQTKDHEVLTERVREKLGLAITQRFASKDGALHVLTLEPASDKVLRDAIRQSEGGTTSLDPGWMDRLVRALSRHVEDMLGQNIVPVLICAPSVRRFLRRATEASLPHLNVISTSELNSTLSVRVHATAGVT, from the coding sequence ATGAGCGCCGCCAGCCTGTCCCGCCAGATGCTGGGCTCCCGGTCCGAGCTGTTCGTGATCGCCGGCGTGGTCGGCATCCTGGTGGTGCTGTTCTCGCCGATCCCGCCGGGCCTGCTCGACTTCCTGCTGATCACCAACTTCTGCCTGGCGGCGCTGATCCTGCTGCTGACGTTCTATACCGACAAGCCGCTGACCTTCTCCACCTTCCCGTCGATCCTGCTGATCGCCACGCTGCTGCGCCTGTCGCTCAACGTGGCGGCGACGCGCCTGATCCTGACCGACGCCTATGCGGGGCGCGTGATCGAGGCGATCGGCTCGCATGTGGTGGCGGGCAACTACGTCATCGGCCTGGTGGTATTCCTGATCCTGATCGTGGTGCAGTTCGTGGTGGTCACCAACGGCGCCCAGCGCGTGGCCGAAGTAGCGGCCCGCTTCACCCTGGATGCGATGCCCGGCAAGCAGATGAGCATCGACGCCGACCTCAACATGGGCCTGATCACCGAGGTCGAGGCCCGCGAGCGCCGCAAGGAGATCGAGCGCGAGGCCAGCTTCTACGGCGCGATGGACGGCGCCAGCAAGTTCGTCAAGGGCGATGCTATCGCCGGCATCATCATCATCCTGATCAACATCATCGGCGGCCTGGCCATCGGTCTGGTGCAGAAGGGCATGGGCTGGTCCGAGGCCCTGGCCACCTACACCCTGCTGACCGTGGGCGATGGCATCGTCACCCAGATTCCGGCGCTGGTGATTGCCACCGCCACCGGCATCCTGGTGACCCGTGCCGCCACCGACGCGGACCTGACGCGCGAGATGCTGTCGCAGGTGACGCGCTATCCCAAGTCACTGGTCATCCTGGGCGGCGCGCTGTTCGCCACCCTGTTCCTGCCCGGCATGCCGGCACTGCCGGTGCTGGCGATCCTGGTGCTGGTGGTGGCGGCAGCCGTCATGGCCCACCGCGCACGCGCGCGCGAAATGGCGGCGGAGCCCGTTGCGGAGGATGCCGGCGCTGGAGGCGAAGAGGCCGTGTCCTACGCGTCGCTGGCGGTGGAGCCGCTGGAACTGGAAATGGGTGCGGCACTGCGCCCGCTGATCGGCCAGGACGATGGCCTGTTCATGAAGCGCATCAAGGCTTTCCGTCGCCAGCATGCGACCGACATCGGCCTGATCATTCCCAGTCTGCGCCTGCGAGAGGACGCGCGCCGCGCTCCAGAAACCTATGCCATCCGTTTCTTCGGTGCCACGGTGGCCGAGGGCGAGATGCGTCAGCACGCGGTGTTGGCAATCAATCCCGGAAATGCCGGAAGCGCCATCCAGGGCGAAAAGACACGCGATCCCACTTTCGGCTTGCCGGCGCTGTGGATCCAGCCGGGCGACGTCACCGCGGCGCGCGCTGCCGGCTACACGGTGGTGGAGCCGCTGACGGTGCTGGTCACGCACTTCTCCGAGGTGATCCGCAACCAGGGCCATCACCTGGTGACACGCCAGGAGACCGAGCGCCTGGTCGGCACCGTGCGCGAAGCGCAGCCCAGCCTGGTGGAGGAGTTGATCCCGGGCGTGCTGTCCCTGAGCGACGTGCAGAAGGTGCTCAAGGCGCTGCTCAAGGAGCGCGTGCCGATCCGCAACATGGACTTCGTGCTGGAGGCCCTGCTCGAGGCCGGCCGCCAGACCAAGGACCACGAGGTGCTGACCGAGCGTGTGCGCGAGAAGCTGGGCCTGGCCATCACGCAGCGTTTTGCCAGCAAGGACGGCGCCCTGCACGTGCTGACGCTGGAGCCGGCCTCCGACAAGGTGCTGCGCGATGCCATCCGGCAGAGCGAGGGCGGTACCACGTCCCTGGACCCGGGCTGGATGGACCGCCTGGTGCGCGCGCTGTCGCGCCACGTCGAGGACATGCTGGGCCAGAACATCGTGCCGGTGCTGATCTGCGCGCCGTCGGTGCGCCGCTTCCTGCGCCGTGCCACCGAGGCCTCGCTGCCGCATCTCAACGTCATTTCCACCTCCGAGCTGAACAGCACGCTGTCGGTGCGCGTCCATGCCACGGCGGGCGTCACCTGA
- a CDS encoding flagellar biosynthetic protein FliR: MLLMAAARVAGALAFAPVLGVATLPANIRLFFILAMALLTAGLAAGTAVLPPMPQTLPGLILAMGRELLLGGLLGFGILAAFGALAVGGRLLDYQMGFGIATLFDPATRGHGSLMGALFTMLGATVFLGLDAHHTLIRGLAFAFQTVPVGAPLSVPIHLVMGQFGLMFVYGFILVAPAVCALMLMDLVIGFAARVMPQVNAYFVALPAKAFVGLLVTAISLRFSGGIVQSLFEKIFTYWQQVLVAR, encoded by the coding sequence ATGCTCCTGATGGCGGCGGCGCGCGTGGCCGGGGCGCTGGCCTTTGCACCGGTGCTCGGGGTGGCGACGCTACCGGCGAACATCCGGCTGTTCTTCATCCTGGCCATGGCCCTGCTGACGGCGGGGCTGGCGGCGGGCACGGCGGTGCTTCCGCCCATGCCCCAGACGCTGCCGGGCCTGATCCTGGCGATGGGCCGTGAGTTGCTGCTGGGCGGCCTGCTGGGCTTCGGCATCCTTGCCGCCTTCGGCGCGCTGGCGGTGGGCGGGCGCCTGCTGGATTACCAGATGGGCTTCGGCATCGCCACGCTGTTCGACCCCGCCACGCGCGGTCATGGCTCGCTGATGGGCGCGCTGTTCACCATGCTGGGCGCGACCGTGTTCCTGGGACTGGACGCCCACCACACCTTGATCCGCGGTCTGGCCTTCGCCTTCCAGACGGTGCCGGTGGGGGCGCCGCTGTCGGTGCCGATCCACCTGGTGATGGGGCAGTTCGGGCTGATGTTCGTCTATGGCTTCATCCTGGTGGCGCCGGCGGTCTGCGCGCTGATGCTGATGGACCTGGTGATCGGCTTTGCCGCGCGCGTCATGCCGCAGGTCAATGCCTACTTCGTGGCGCTGCCGGCCAAGGCTTTCGTCGGCCTGCTGGTCACGGCAATTTCGCTGCGCTTCTCCGGCGGCATCGTGCAGAGCCTGTTCGAGAAGATTTTCACCTACTGGCAGCAGGTCCTGGTCGCGAGATAG
- a CDS encoding tetratricopeptide repeat protein, protein MQSIFDGEELLVLARMDLEKGIVEQGLSKLKQAAALGDCPPAARLELARVYAQLGLRQKARSQFEAYLQARPEDVDATFQLGMTRFEDGETDAALALWDRVLQQASQYPPALYFRAVAAARQGQGKDARAMLRTALDVIPADNLYFTRSRDLLASMDAAEKAGKAEPVAINAADAYRTQH, encoded by the coding sequence ATGCAAAGCATTTTCGACGGTGAGGAGCTGTTGGTCCTCGCCCGCATGGATCTTGAGAAAGGCATCGTAGAGCAGGGCCTTTCCAAGCTGAAACAGGCGGCGGCGCTCGGGGATTGCCCTCCGGCGGCGCGGCTGGAACTGGCGCGTGTTTATGCGCAGCTGGGTCTGCGCCAGAAGGCGCGCTCGCAGTTCGAGGCTTACCTGCAGGCCCGGCCTGAGGACGTCGATGCCACCTTCCAGCTCGGCATGACGCGCTTCGAAGACGGCGAGACCGATGCGGCGCTGGCGCTGTGGGACCGCGTGCTGCAGCAGGCTTCGCAGTATCCGCCGGCGCTGTATTTCCGCGCCGTGGCAGCTGCCCGCCAGGGGCAGGGCAAGGATGCCAGGGCCATGCTGCGGACAGCCCTGGATGTGATCCCGGCGGACAACCTTTACTTCACGCGCTCGCGAGATCTGCTGGCCTCGATGGACGCCGCCGAAAAGGCCGGAAAGGCCGAGCCGGTGGCGATCAACGCGGCGGACGCCTACCGCACCCAGCACTAG
- the flgG gene encoding flagellar basal-body rod protein FlgG — protein MIDAIYASISGLQAHQLRLDALSNNLANVSTPGFKKTRVNFADLMYRPVTGGVTDAGVQEKLPQLGLGTAVASTEAIFSQGDMRQTQRPLDMAILGQGFLEVQLADGSFAYTRLGSLRLNETGELVTQDGLRISGDIRVPAEATKLVIGQDGKIMATMPGEDDPEEIGQLELTGFVNAAGLKLLGGGLYGATEESGEAFYGTPGEVGLGKLRQGFLEMSNVDFVEELAELVVAQRAYQLNARALQAADEVLAEINGLRR, from the coding sequence ATGATCGACGCGATCTACGCCAGTATCTCCGGTTTGCAGGCGCATCAGCTGCGGCTCGATGCCCTGTCCAACAACCTCGCCAACGTCAGCACCCCGGGCTTCAAGAAGACACGCGTGAACTTCGCCGACCTGATGTATCGCCCGGTCACGGGTGGAGTCACCGACGCCGGTGTGCAGGAGAAACTGCCGCAGCTGGGTCTGGGCACGGCCGTGGCCAGCACGGAAGCGATCTTCAGCCAGGGCGACATGCGCCAGACCCAGCGTCCGCTGGACATGGCGATCCTCGGCCAGGGTTTCCTGGAAGTGCAGCTCGCCGACGGCAGCTTCGCCTACACGCGGCTGGGTTCGCTGCGCCTGAACGAGACCGGCGAGCTGGTGACCCAGGATGGCCTGCGCATCTCGGGCGACATCCGCGTGCCGGCCGAGGCCACCAAGCTGGTCATCGGGCAGGACGGCAAGATCATGGCGACCATGCCAGGCGAGGACGATCCCGAGGAGATCGGGCAGCTGGAGCTGACGGGCTTCGTCAACGCCGCGGGGCTCAAGTTGCTGGGCGGTGGCCTGTACGGTGCCACCGAGGAATCCGGCGAAGCCTTTTATGGCACGCCTGGAGAGGTAGGTCTGGGCAAGCTGCGCCAGGGCTTCCTGGAAATGTCCAACGTCGATTTCGTGGAAGAGCTTGCCGAGCTGGTGGTGGCGCAGCGCGCCTACCAGCTCAATGCGCGGGCGCTGCAGGCGGCGGACGAAGTGCTCGCCGAGATCAACGGCCTGCGTCGCTGA
- the flgA gene encoding flagellar basal body P-ring formation chaperone FlgA — protein sequence MPLSRTLLTIAVLALVGLQPAASSAAPGMDAFASCPEESGQMRHVTAQVREMFSEASRICALNAIPADACDGAVAAIDVQPLGAVAQGRLAVAAGLRCDDGSQRRLPLWFRVEAPQRTAVALHALRSGALVVPEDFEWTERMAPVSGAALSPDGWNAGSRRLARPLRAGDVLLAADLRAVSAVESGTTVQAALAQGGVRMRFDAVAMGDGASGDRIRVKSRRGGRSLPARVTGNNTVELLP from the coding sequence ATGCCGCTGAGCCGCACCCTGCTGACGATTGCCGTGCTGGCCCTTGTGGGCCTGCAGCCGGCCGCGTCCAGTGCTGCTCCCGGGATGGATGCTTTCGCCAGTTGCCCGGAAGAGTCCGGACAGATGCGCCATGTCACCGCGCAGGTGCGCGAAATGTTCAGCGAAGCGAGCCGCATCTGTGCGCTCAACGCCATTCCGGCCGACGCATGCGACGGTGCGGTGGCGGCGATCGACGTGCAACCGCTGGGAGCGGTGGCCCAAGGCCGCCTGGCGGTGGCCGCCGGCCTGCGCTGCGATGATGGCAGTCAGCGGCGCCTGCCGCTGTGGTTCCGGGTGGAAGCGCCGCAGCGCACGGCAGTGGCCCTGCATGCCTTGCGCAGCGGCGCGCTGGTGGTGCCTGAAGACTTCGAATGGACCGAACGCATGGCGCCGGTGTCGGGCGCGGCGCTGAGCCCGGACGGCTGGAACGCGGGCAGCCGGCGCCTGGCCCGTCCGCTGCGTGCCGGCGACGTGCTATTGGCCGCCGACCTGCGTGCGGTGTCGGCGGTGGAATCCGGCACGACAGTGCAGGCCGCCCTGGCCCAGGGAGGGGTGCGCATGAGGTTTGACGCTGTCGCCATGGGCGATGGCGCATCGGGCGATCGCATCCGTGTGAAGAGCCGACGTGGCGGCAGGTCGCTGCCGGCCCGTGTGACGGGGAACAATACCGTGGAGCTGTTGCCGTGA
- a CDS encoding tetratricopeptide repeat protein, producing the protein MSQTGKVDATARLERLRGFLRADPANVSLALDAAAMARETEDLKAEGEILAAIASRHPDNAEIGHALGINALQQHDFRRAAVCFEGLLAAGHDHSALRYNLAFAQFYARAPQAAVDALAGFTDADWAELPQAHKLFAQAAHHVDEDGLERTISHLQKYLAVNGEDAEAHGLLALALFDDDLIEQAEQRILATLQRQPDEPNALLAQGGLALERQDSRLASESFEGTLKRQPANGRAWSGRGYAYLLDFDFPASRTAFEKAVEFMPDHIGTWNGLAWVQILLGDLAGAQQSLEKAMALDRNSADVHGSMAVIAAMQGRSDEGRLMARRARGLDAKSFSARYAESLLADRAGEGDRAQQIFQDMLSDSTVENGASVRELAAALMQRQQREADGRSKR; encoded by the coding sequence GTGTCCCAAACAGGGAAGGTAGATGCCACCGCTCGCCTCGAGCGACTGCGCGGCTTTTTGCGTGCCGATCCGGCCAACGTCAGTCTCGCGCTCGACGCGGCGGCCATGGCTCGTGAGACGGAAGACCTGAAGGCCGAAGGCGAGATCCTGGCGGCGATTGCTTCCCGGCATCCGGACAATGCGGAGATCGGGCACGCGCTCGGCATCAACGCGCTGCAGCAGCATGATTTCCGCCGAGCGGCGGTCTGCTTCGAGGGGCTGCTGGCTGCGGGGCATGATCACTCCGCCCTGCGCTACAACCTGGCTTTCGCGCAGTTCTACGCGCGCGCGCCGCAGGCGGCGGTCGACGCCCTCGCGGGCTTCACCGACGCCGACTGGGCGGAGCTGCCGCAGGCGCACAAGCTGTTCGCGCAGGCGGCGCATCACGTGGACGAGGACGGGCTGGAGCGCACCATCTCGCACCTGCAGAAGTATCTCGCGGTGAACGGCGAAGACGCCGAGGCCCATGGCCTGCTGGCGCTGGCCCTGTTCGACGACGACCTGATCGAGCAGGCCGAGCAGCGCATCCTGGCGACGCTGCAGCGCCAGCCCGACGAGCCCAATGCCCTGCTTGCGCAGGGCGGCCTGGCGCTGGAGCGGCAGGATTCGCGTCTCGCCTCGGAATCCTTCGAGGGCACCCTGAAGCGCCAGCCGGCCAATGGTCGTGCCTGGTCCGGCCGCGGCTATGCGTACCTGCTGGACTTCGACTTTCCCGCCTCGCGCACGGCTTTCGAAAAGGCCGTGGAGTTCATGCCCGACCACATCGGTACCTGGAATGGCCTGGCCTGGGTGCAGATATTGCTGGGCGATCTTGCCGGGGCCCAGCAGAGCCTGGAAAAGGCGATGGCGCTGGACCGCAACTCCGCCGACGTCCACGGCAGCATGGCGGTGATCGCTGCCATGCAGGGCCGCAGCGACGAGGGGCGGCTGATGGCGCGCCGCGCACGTGGCCTCGACGCCAAGAGCTTCTCGGCGCGCTATGCCGAGAGCCTGCTGGCGGACCGCGCTGGCGAGGGCGACCGTGCGCAGCAGATATTCCAGGACATGCTGTCCGACAGCACGGTCGAGAACGGCGCCTCGGTGCGCGAACTGGCGGCGGCGCTGATGCAGCGCCAGCAGCGCGAGGCCGATGGCCGGAGCAAACGGTGA